One genomic segment of Candidatus Fukatsuia endosymbiont of Tuberolachnus salignus includes these proteins:
- the rpoC gene encoding DNA-directed RNA polymerase subunit beta', with product MKDLLKFLKAQAKTEEFDAIKISLASPDMIHSWSFGEVKKPETINYRTFKPERDGLFCARIFGPVKDYECLCGKYKRLKHRGVICEKCGVEVTQTKVRRERMGHIELASPTAHIWFLKSLPSRIGLLLDMPLRDIERVLYFESYVVVEGGMTNLEHRQILTEEQYLDALEEFGDEFDAKMGAEAIQALLKNMNLEAECEKLHEELNETNSETKRKKLTKRIKLLEAFIQSGNKPEWMILTVLPVLPPDLRPLVPLDGGRFATSDLNDLYRRVINRNNRLKRLLDLAAPDIIVRNEKRMLQEAVDALLDNGRRGRAITGSNKRPLKSLADMIKGKQGRFRQNLLGKRVDYSGRSVITVGPRLRLHQCGLPKKMALELFKPFIYGKLELRGLATTIKAAKKMVEREEAVVWDILDEVIREHPVLLNRAPTLHRLGIQAFEPVLIEGKAIQLHPLVCAAYNADFDGDQMAVHVPLTLEAQLEARALMMSTNNILSPANGEPIIVPSQDVVLGLYYMTRDCVNAKGEGMLLTGPKEAERVYRMGLASLHARVKVRISEEVRNTEGETLNQTSIVDTTIGRAILWMIVPKGLPYSIVNQPLGKKAISRMLNTCYRIMGLKPTVIFADQIMYTGFAYAARSGASVGIDDMVIPQKKEEIIKEAETEVAEIQEQFQSGLVTAGERYNKVIDIWAAANERVAKAMMENLSVEKVCNRQGEWEKQVSFNSIFMMADSGARGSAAQIRQLAGMRGLMAKPDGSIIETPITANFREGLNVLQYFISTHGARKGLADTALKTANSGYLTRRLVDVAQDLVVTEDDCGTRDGIVMIPVIEGGDVKEPLRERVLGRVTAEEILKPGTADILVPRNTLLNEKWCDLLEENSVDSVKVRSVVSCETDFGVCANCYGRDLARGHIINKGEAVGVIAAQSIGEPGTQLTMRTFHIGGAASRAAAESSIQVKSKGKLKLSNVKCVTNGVGKLVIISRNTELKLIDEFGRTKESYKVPYGAVMGKGDGAEVNGGETVANWDPHTMPVVTEVGGFIRFTDMVDGQTITRQTDDLTGLSSLVILDSAERTGGGKDQRPALKIVDVKGEDVLIPGTDIPAQYFLPGKAIVQLEDGVQIGAGDTLARIPQESGGTKDITGGLPRVADLFEARRPKEPAILAEISGIISFGKETKGKRRLVISPLDGSDAYEEMIPKWRQLNVFEGEVVECGDVVSDGPESPHDILRLRGVHAVTRYITNEVQEVYRLQGVKINDKHIEVIVRQMLRKGTIVSAGGTDFLEGEQAEMSRVKIANRQLATEGKIEATYTRDLLGITKSSLATESFISAASFQETTRVLTEAAVAGKRDELRGLKENVIVGRLIPAGTGYAYHQERMRGRLQGEKSLVQPVSEDEATANFAELLNAGFANKKE from the coding sequence GTTGAAGTGACCCAAACTAAAGTGCGCCGGGAGCGTATGGGGCATATCGAGCTGGCTTCTCCCACCGCACACATTTGGTTCTTGAAATCGCTCCCCTCGCGCATCGGCTTGTTACTCGATATGCCACTACGTGATATCGAACGCGTACTCTACTTTGAATCTTATGTCGTTGTTGAAGGCGGAATGACCAATCTGGAACACCGTCAAATATTGACTGAAGAACAGTATCTCGATGCGTTGGAAGAATTTGGCGATGAATTCGATGCGAAGATGGGTGCCGAAGCTATCCAGGCTCTGTTGAAAAATATGAATCTGGAAGCCGAATGCGAGAAACTTCACGAAGAACTTAACGAAACCAATTCTGAGACCAAACGTAAGAAACTGACTAAACGTATTAAGCTGTTAGAAGCATTTATCCAGTCAGGTAACAAGCCAGAGTGGATGATACTGACCGTGTTGCCGGTGTTACCTCCCGACCTGCGTCCGTTAGTGCCTTTGGATGGTGGTCGTTTTGCGACTTCTGATTTAAACGATCTCTATCGTCGTGTGATCAACCGTAATAACCGCCTGAAACGTCTGTTGGATCTTGCAGCGCCTGACATTATCGTACGTAATGAAAAACGGATGTTGCAAGAAGCGGTTGATGCCCTGCTGGATAATGGTCGTCGTGGTCGTGCTATTACTGGATCGAATAAGCGTCCGTTGAAATCTTTGGCTGATATGATCAAAGGTAAACAAGGTCGTTTCCGGCAAAACTTACTAGGTAAACGTGTTGATTATTCCGGTCGCTCGGTTATCACGGTAGGCCCACGCCTGCGTCTGCATCAGTGCGGTTTACCGAAGAAAATGGCGCTTGAACTGTTCAAACCTTTTATTTATGGCAAGTTAGAGTTGCGTGGTTTAGCGACGACGATTAAAGCGGCCAAAAAGATGGTGGAACGCGAGGAAGCTGTGGTATGGGATATCCTAGATGAGGTTATCCGTGAACATCCTGTGCTACTAAACCGAGCACCCACACTGCACCGTTTAGGGATCCAGGCGTTTGAACCGGTTCTGATTGAAGGTAAAGCTATCCAACTGCATCCGTTGGTGTGTGCGGCTTATAATGCCGACTTCGATGGTGATCAGATGGCTGTACACGTACCCTTGACACTGGAAGCTCAGTTGGAAGCCCGTGCGTTGATGATGTCGACTAATAACATCTTGTCACCGGCGAACGGCGAACCCATCATCGTTCCTTCGCAGGATGTTGTTTTGGGGCTGTACTACATGACCCGTGATTGTGTTAACGCCAAAGGCGAAGGCATGTTACTGACGGGGCCGAAAGAAGCAGAGCGTGTGTACCGTATGGGGCTGGCTTCACTACATGCGAGGGTGAAAGTCCGTATTTCTGAAGAGGTACGTAACACTGAAGGCGAAACCCTTAACCAAACTAGTATTGTCGATACGACCATTGGTCGTGCCATTTTGTGGATGATTGTTCCGAAAGGTTTGCCATATTCTATCGTTAATCAGCCGCTAGGCAAAAAAGCCATTTCTAGGATGTTAAACACTTGCTATCGCATCATGGGACTGAAACCAACGGTTATTTTTGCTGACCAAATCATGTACACCGGTTTTGCTTATGCCGCACGTTCAGGTGCGTCGGTTGGTATCGATGATATGGTCATTCCACAGAAAAAAGAAGAGATCATCAAAGAAGCGGAAACCGAGGTTGCTGAGATCCAAGAACAATTCCAGTCAGGTCTTGTTACTGCTGGTGAACGTTACAACAAGGTGATTGATATTTGGGCAGCGGCTAACGAACGTGTCGCTAAGGCGATGATGGAAAACTTGTCAGTCGAAAAGGTTTGCAATCGTCAGGGTGAATGGGAAAAACAAGTTTCCTTCAACAGTATTTTTATGATGGCGGATTCCGGTGCGCGTGGTTCTGCAGCGCAAATCCGTCAGTTGGCTGGTATGCGTGGTTTAATGGCGAAACCTGACGGTTCTATCATTGAGACGCCTATCACGGCTAACTTCCGTGAAGGTTTGAACGTACTGCAATACTTCATTTCAACTCACGGTGCACGTAAAGGTTTGGCGGATACCGCATTGAAAACGGCAAACTCTGGTTATCTGACCCGTCGTTTGGTTGACGTGGCACAGGATCTGGTAGTGACCGAAGATGACTGTGGTACTCGCGATGGTATTGTGATGATACCGGTTATTGAAGGTGGTGATGTTAAAGAGCCGTTGCGTGAACGTGTATTGGGTCGTGTGACCGCAGAGGAAATCCTTAAGCCGGGTACGGCTGATATTCTGGTGCCGCGTAACACTTTGTTAAACGAAAAATGGTGTGATCTGTTAGAAGAAAACTCGGTTGACAGTGTTAAGGTACGCTCCGTAGTAAGTTGTGAAACTGATTTTGGTGTTTGTGCTAATTGCTATGGTCGTGATCTGGCGCGTGGTCACATTATTAATAAAGGTGAGGCGGTAGGTGTTATCGCTGCGCAGTCCATCGGTGAGCCGGGTACCCAGCTTACCATGCGTACCTTCCATATTGGTGGTGCGGCATCGCGTGCTGCGGCAGAATCGAGCATTCAGGTTAAGAGCAAAGGTAAGTTAAAACTCAGTAACGTTAAATGCGTTACTAACGGTGTGGGTAAACTGGTTATTATTTCACGTAATACTGAGCTTAAACTGATCGATGAATTCGGCCGTACCAAGGAAAGCTACAAAGTTCCCTACGGTGCGGTGATGGGCAAAGGTGATGGAGCCGAAGTTAATGGCGGCGAAACAGTCGCTAACTGGGATCCGCATACTATGCCAGTGGTCACTGAAGTCGGTGGTTTCATTCGCTTCACTGATATGGTTGATGGTCAGACTATTACTCGTCAGACTGATGATCTGACTGGCTTGTCTTCTCTGGTGATACTCGATAGTGCAGAGCGTACTGGTGGTGGTAAAGACCAACGTCCGGCGTTAAAAATCGTTGATGTCAAAGGTGAAGATGTCTTGATCCCAGGGACGGATATCCCTGCGCAATACTTTTTGCCGGGTAAAGCCATTGTCCAATTGGAAGATGGTGTTCAGATCGGTGCGGGAGACACTCTGGCACGTATTCCACAAGAATCCGGTGGTACTAAAGATATCACTGGTGGCTTGCCGCGGGTTGCTGATTTGTTTGAAGCACGTCGCCCGAAAGAACCTGCTATTCTGGCTGAAATCAGTGGAATTATCTCGTTTGGTAAGGAAACTAAAGGAAAACGTCGTCTAGTGATCTCACCTTTGGATGGTAGTGACGCTTATGAAGAGATGATCCCCAAATGGCGCCAACTCAACGTATTCGAAGGTGAAGTAGTAGAATGCGGTGATGTCGTCTCCGATGGCCCAGAATCGCCACACGATATTTTGCGCCTGCGTGGTGTGCATGCGGTAACACGTTACATTACTAATGAAGTGCAGGAAGTGTACCGTCTCCAGGGTGTTAAGATTAACGATAAACATATTGAGGTTATCGTTCGTCAAATGTTGCGTAAAGGCACTATCGTTAGCGCCGGGGGAACTGACTTTCTGGAAGGCGAACAGGCAGAAATGTCGCGTGTTAAAATCGCTAACCGCCAGTTGGCAACTGAAGGTAAGATCGAGGCGACTTATACCCGTGATCTATTGGGTATCACCAAGTCCTCTTTGGCGACAGAGTCCTTTATTTCTGCGGCTTCGTTCCAGGAAACCACGAGGGTATTAACCGAAGCGGCGGTAGCAGGTAAGCGTGATGAACTGCGTGGTTTAAAAGAAAATGTGATCGTAGGTCGATTGATCCCAGCCGGCACCGGTTACGCTTATCATCAGGAACGTATGCGTGGCCGTCTGCAAGGAGAAAAGTCGCTTGTACAGCCGGTGAGTGAAGATGAGGCGACAGCGAATTTTGCTGAGTTACTTAATGCGGGTTTTGCTAACAAGAAAGAGTAA